The following coding sequences are from one Heptranchias perlo isolate sHepPer1 chromosome 13, sHepPer1.hap1, whole genome shotgun sequence window:
- the LOC137331152 gene encoding C-C motif chemokine 26-like, translating into MFKMQRLLNRGSPNLFLSLVMFGFITLIASSYLRPSKIVINCCRSVSRTRLPFTITGYRIQSAHKPCVQAVIFYTKEKGPICTHPKARWVPKKIKELQSAAHIV; encoded by the exons ATGTTTAAGATGCAGCGACTATTAAACAGGGGATCCCCGAATCTTTTTCTGTCCTTGGTGATGTTTGGTTTTATTACTTTGATTGCCAGCTCAT ATCTGCGGCCAAGCAAGATTGTCATCAACTGCTGTAGGTCTGTTTCCCGGACTCGGCTTCCTTTTACTATCACAGGGTACAGGATCCAGTCTGCGCATAAGCCTTGCGTACAAGCTGTCAT ATTCTACACCAAAGAGAAGGGGCCAATTTGCACTCACCCTAAAGCACGCTGGGTGCCAAAGAAGATCAAAGAACTGCA GTCCGCTGCTCACATTGTTTGA